Within the Bacillota bacterium genome, the region GGCGGGTATCACCAACGAACCGGACATCACTCGTATCACCCTGGTGGTCAAGGGGGACAAGTACGTGCTGTCCCAGGTGACCCGGCAGCTGGAGAAACTGGTGGACGTCATCACGGTCCGGGACTTCAGCAAGGAGGCCTCCGTCGACCGGGAACTGCTCATGGTGAAGGTCAAGGCTGATGCCGAGGCTAGGGCTGAGATACTCCAGATAACCGAGGTGTTCCGCGCCAGGGTCGTGGACATGGGTCCTGACACGATGATCCTGGAGATGACCGGGGATGATGAGAAGATCACCGCCCTGACGAACCTCCTGGCCAAGTTTGGGGTCCTGGAGCTGGCCAGGACCGGGAAAATATCGCTGCTCAGGGGCCACAGGCTGACTCGCGAGGAGATGGACAAGGGCTAGGCCGTAGCCAGTGGGGCAGCACATAGACCTGATGGCGGCCCCGCCCTTGGATCTACCCCTTGACCAGCCCCAGGAAGTCCGCCTCGGACAAGACGGTCACCCCCAGGGACCGGGCCTTATCCAGCTTCGATCCCGGGTCTTCCCCGGCCACCACGTAGTCCGCCTGGCGTGACACCGAAGCCCCCGTCTTCCCTCCCCTCTCCTTGACCAGGGCCTCAGCCTGGCTCCGGGGAATGGAAAGCGTGCCTGTGAACACGAAGGTCTTCCCCGCCAGGTCTCCGGCCCGCTGTACATGCTCGACCATGTTAACGCCCGCCTGCTCTAGCCGTTGCAGCACGTCCCGGGTCTGCTCCTGGCGGAAGAAGGATGCCACGCTCTGGGCTATCTTCGGCCCTACCTCCTCTACCGACGTAAGGTCCTCCAGACTAGCCTCGCTCAAAGCCTTCATGCTGGTAAACCTCTGGGCCAGTACTTCAGCGGCCCTCTTACCCACATGCCGGATGCCTAGGGCGAATAGCAGCCGGCTCAGGGGCTGGTCCTTGCTCCGCTGGATGGCGTTGACCAGGTTCTCGCTGGACCTGTCCCCCAGTCTCTCAATGGCAGCCAAGCCAGCGGGGGTGAGACTGTAGAGGTCGGCCACATCCCTCACCAGCCCAGCCTCAACCAGCTTGCCTACCATTGCCGGCCCCAGGCCGTCTATGTCCATGGCATCCCTGGAGCCGAAGTGGATCAAGCCCTCCCTAACCTGGGCAGGGCAGGAAATGCCGGCGCACCTGGTGACTGCCTCCCCCTCCAGGCGAAGGGCATCCGACCCGCACACCGGGCACTTGCCGGGCATAGTGAACACGCGTTCCTCTCCTGTCCGCCTCTCTTGCAGTACCCTGACAACCTCGGGGATTACCTCACCGGCCTTCTGCACGATCACCCAGTCGCCCACGCGAATGTCCTTCACCCTGATGTAGTCCTCATTGTGCAGGCCCGCCCTGCTCACCGTCGACCCGGATATCCTCACCGGCTCCAGCTCCGCCGTGGGGGTAAGGGCCCCGGTTCGACCCACCTGGATGGTTATGCCGAGGAGCCTGGTGACCGCCTGTTCCGCGGCGAACTTGTATGCCATTGCCCACCGGGGGCTCTTGGAGGTGCTGCCTAGCCTGGACTGGACCTCCAGGGAATCCACCTTCACAACCATGCCATCGATCTCGTAGGGTACCCGGTGCCTGTCCGCCTCCCATTCAGCACAGACCTGCAGGATCTCCTCGATGCCCTGGCATATGGCGTGAGGGGGTACTGGGAAACCCAGCGTCTTCAGTGTTTCTAGCCCCTGGGAGTGAAGCTGGAGGGGAATTCCCTCGATCCTCCGCACCTCGTAGAAGGCGGCCCTGAGGGGCCTGGCCGCCGTCACGCCTGGGTCCAGCTGCCTTGCGGACCCCGCCGCGGCGTTCCTCGGGTTGGCAAAGAGGGGCTCCTCAGCAGCCTCCCTGGCAGCGTTGAGCCGGGCAAAGTCCTCCCGGGTCATGAATACCTCTCCTCTTACCTCCAGCAGGCTTACCCCTGGCTTTGGCAGCCCGAGCGGGATGCTCCGTATGGTCTTGAGGTTCTGGGTAATGTTCTCCCCCACCACACCATCCCCCCGGGTAGCCCCCCTGGCAAGCTGTCCATTCTCGTATACCAGGGTCACAGAGAGCCCATCGATCTTCGGTTCCACAACGTAGCCCCCGGGATCAGCCACGGCATTCCTGACCCTCCCGTCAAATGCCCGCATCTCGGCCTCCCCGAAGGCGTTTCCCAGGCTTAGCATGGGGACAGCGTGAGTGACAGTGCCGAAACCCTCAAGGGGTGTTCCCCCCACCCTCTGCGTGGGGGAATCAGGGGTTATGACCTCGGGGAATTCCTCCTCAAGCCTCATGAGTTCCCCAAGGAGGGAATCGTACTCCGCATCGCTGGCTTCGGGACTGTCCATGACGTAGTAGAGATGGTCATGGCGTCTGATGGTCTCCCTCAGTGCCTCGGCCCGCTGGGCCGCCTCTTTGGGCCTCAAGGTCACCACCCCTTACCTAGACTCTCTCCAAAGGAGCGTATTTTACTAGTACCCGCTTGAGGCCCATGCCCTCCAGGGCAATGGTGACCTCCTGGTCCTCGCCAGATCCGTGTACCGATACAATGGTACCCTCTCCCCACTTGGCATGCCTGACCCTGTCCCCACACCCGTAGTCACCCTGTCTAGGAGAGAGGGGCATCTTGGGCCTGCAGGCGGCAGGGGTAGCCGGTGCTACCCCCATACCGGTCACCAGGTGGGTTGGGACCTCCAAGAGAAAGCGCGACGGCGTCCTGGGCGAAAACTCTCCATAAACCGTGCGGGACCTGGCTCTCACCATGTAGAGCACGTCCATGGCCCTGGTCATTCCAACATAGCATAGGCGCCTCTCCTCCTCCAGGGCCTCTGGCGACTCGATACAGCGCTGGTGGGGAAAGAGCCCCTCCTCCATTCCTATCATGAAGACCACAGGAAACTCCAGGCCCTTTGCCGAGTGAAGGGTCATCAGCGTGACGGCATCAGCCGGTTCATCCAGGGAATCAATATCGGTGAAGAGGCTTATGGTGGCCAGGAAGTCACCTGGACCTGCCCCGGGGTTCTGGGCCTCGAAGTCAGCGGCGGTAGATATCAACTCTTCCAGGTTCTCCAGGCGGCTCATGGCCTCAGGAGTGCCTTCCCTTCTCAGGGCCTCCAGGTACCCGGTGCCTTCCAGGACCTCCGCGAGAACACGGGGGATGGGCATGGATTCCCTGGCCTGGGAAATGCCCCCCAGAACCCTGCCCAGTTGCCTCAGGCCCTCCCGAGCCCCGGCGTAACACGAATCGACTACGGTTTCATCCTCTAGAAGTGACGGGATGGGCTCCCCCCTGTGCCTTGCCAGGCTGACCAGGGCCTGCCACGTGACATCCCCCACACCCCTCCTGGGCACGTTTATGATGCGCTCAAGGCTGATCTCATCCAGGGGGTTCTCCAGCACCCGCAGGTAGGCCAGGGCATCCTTCACTTCCTTCCTCTCGTAGAACCTGACACCGCCCACCAGCCTGTAGGGGATGCCCCGCCTGATGAATCCCTCTTCAACCGCCCTGGACTGGGCGTGAACCCGGTAGAACACTGCCACATGTTCCGGGGACGCACCGCGGCGGAAGGCTTGCTCCACTTCGTCCGCGACGAAACGGGCCTCCTCCTCTTCGTGGTTAGCCACGAAGAACCGTACCGGCTCCCCACCCTGGCGGGAGGTCCACAGGGCCTTGGGCTTCCGGCCGGAGTTGTTACTGACGACAGCGTTGGCACCATCCAGTATCACCTGGGTCGACCGGTAGTTCTGGTCCAGCGTGACCACATGGGCATCGGGGAAGTCCTTCTCGAATTCCAGTATGTTCCTGATATCCGCACCCCTCCACCCGTATATCGACTGGTCATCGTCGCCTACCACGCAGATGCTGCGATGGCGCGAGGCAAGAAGGCTGACCACCATGTACTGGGCGTGATTGGTGTCCTGGTACTCATCCACCAGGACATGCCCGAAACGCTCCTGGTACCTCTCCAAGACCCCGGGGTTCTCCTGGAAGAGCCTCACGGCCTGGCAGATCAGGTCATCAAAGTCCATGGCGTTCATATCCCTAATCCTCCTGGTGTACTCACGGTAGACCAGGGCCACCCGGTGCTCCCAGTAGCCCTCGGCGGATGCCAGGGCCTCCTCAGGACCGGCCAACTCGTTCTTTCTTGTCCCGATCTCCTGGAGCACCCTGGCGGGCACGAACTCCTTCTCACTCAGGTCCTGGGCCTTAAGGCAGGCCTTCACCAGGTTTGTCTGGTCGGCCTGGTCGTAGATGGTAAACGAAGGGGAGTAACCCAGGCACTGCGCCTCAAGGCGCAGTATCCGGGCGCACGCGGAGTGGAAGGTGAGTACCCACATGTCCCGGCAGGGGGCTCCCAGGAGAGACCATACTCGCTCCTTCATCTCCCCGGCGGCCTTATTGGTGAAGGTGATTGCCAGTACCTGGGGGGGGGAAACGCCTCTTTCCCGTATGTAGTGGGCAATGCGGTGGGTGAGCACCCTGGTCTTTCCACTTCCCGCGCCAGCGAGGACCAGCAAGGGCGAGGGCGGGTAGGTCACGGCCTCCCTCTGTGGGCCATTCAGTCCATCCAGCGTCATTACGTGTCTCCTTCCCTTATTGCACAGGCCGTGCCGTTCCCGGCACGTCAAGATCCCCAGCCTGCGCAGGGCTGCACTGGGGGAGGTACACGGTGACGGCGGTGCCCTGCCCAGGGGAGCTCTCCACATCCATCTTCCCCTGGTGGGCCTGGATGATCCCGTAGGACACGGAGAGCCCGAGCCCTGTACCTCCCTCCTTGGTTGTGAAGAAGGGGTTGAAGATGGCCTGTATCTGAGAGGGAGGAATCCCTTTGCCGTCATCCCTCACGGTGATCACAGCCCAGCCTTGGCATGCCCGGGTGGAGAGCACGATGTTGCCCCCGGCTCCGGTGGCATCCAGGGCGTTGGATACGAGGTTATACAGCACCTGCTTGATCTGGCTATCCTCCCCCCTGACATAAGGAACGCTCCCTGAGAGCGAGACACCCAGGTCTACGCCCAGCGCCGATGACTGCTCCCTCCAGGCCTCCCACGTATCTCCCACTACACTGTTGGGGTCAAAGCTCTTTGCCAGGTCTGGCTGGGGCCTGGCCATGAGAAGCAAGTCCTCAAGGATGCGGGTCATCCTGTCTATCTCCCCTGAGACGATCCTCAGGTACCTTGCCTTCGGCCCGGTCAGGTCCCGGCCCAGGAGCTGCACAAAACCCTTTATGGCTGCCAGCGGGTTCTTGATCTCGTGGGCCGCGCCCGCTGCCAGCTCGCCCAGGAGCGCCATCTTCTCGGCCTGCTGGATCTCTCTTTCCAGGGACACGGTGGCGGTGACGTCATAGAACACGCCCACGGCCCCCATCACCTCTCCACCCTCAGTCCTCAGGGGGGTTGCCAAGCCATTCAGGAACTGCCTGTCGCCTGGACCCGGGAAGGCCTGGCGGTTCACAGTAACCTCCTCGCCCCTCTCCATGGCCCTGGCCATGACCTCCATGAGGGGTGGCTTCACGCTGGCTCCGTTCTTGCCAGGCACATAGTCCTTGAGGCTCTCCAGCATTTCCCGGGCCTTCCCATTGGCCAGCATTGGCTTTCCACTGGTATCCATCACCAGGATGGCGCTGCCCACGGACTCCAGGACCTGGTCGGTGAAGCGCTTCATGGAGGATAGATCCCTGAGGCTTGCGTGAGCATCCTCCAGGAGCATGCCGTTGGCCAGGGACATTGAGGCGAAGCCCGCCATATCCCGGAGGAAAGACATGTCCGAACGCTGGAACTCGCGGCCCTGGAGGTAGACACCCACGGCACCAAGGGTCTCGGCATCCAGGCACAGGGGAACGGCCACGCCCCGGGAAAAACACCGGATGGGCTCGGGGGCCTCGGGCCACTCCCTAGCCAGGTCCTTAGTGTGGACTACGGCCCTCAGGGAGCAAGCCTCCGCGGGGGGACCACCCCTTGGCACAAACCCGGCGAAGGAACCATCCCCCGTGTAGACCCGGTAGCTTTCACCTTCTTGCAGGAAGAGCACCAGGGAAGCCTCGGGAATCACACGGCGGGCGGCCTCCTCGGCGGCCCGGCATACTGGGGAGGGCTGTCCTGTGCCGCTAACCTGCTTAACAAAGTCCCACAGGGCCATCCTGGCCCTGTTCTTCTGGCGAATCTCCCGGAGGAGCCTTATAACCACCGGGGAGCGGGGCAATGAAGGGTTGGCCCGTTGACAGCGCCAGGCGGCCCCGGCAGCCCCCTGGCCTGTACCTGTGGAGTCAAGCCCTCCTGAGAGCGATGGGCCTCCCCTGTCGTCCCACTTCACTGCCCCTGGCTCTCCTTGGGGGTACTCCTCCCCGGGGCGACCCGGCTGGGGGCGCGGGAGGTACTCGTGCGCCATCCCGGCCAGGAGAGCCCCGGTGAAGATGGGGCAGAGCCCGCCGGGACCCAGCCTGTCCCAGGCTAGGTAGGCCAGTCCAGATACGACAGCCTGGGCGGCCAGGGCGGGGACCCTCGTGGCAGGCCCCTGCGTGGACCGCGGATCCAGAAGGGAGAAGGCTAGCAGGTAGACAGCAGCGCTGAGCACCGTGGGGCCCTGGGCCCCCGGCACCCCCAGGACCAGGGCCTGGTTCGCAAGGACCAGCGGGAGCGTGCCCCGTGCAGCCAGGGCCATGCTGGGCACTGGATTGCCCGAGAGGGCTACTGCCAGGACCGACAAGAGAACAGAAAGTAGCGCAACAGGGAGCCCGAACACCCACAGGGCGATGAGTCCTAGGGAGGCGTGAAGATGGCCCATAAAGGTTGACCTTCTTGGAAACGACAGGAAAAGCCCCGCACCCAGGGCCATTATGGCCAGTGTGTCTTCAGGGCCAACCTCTTGGAGAGCCAGGACACCCAGGCCGGTGCCCAAGGCGCCTGCAAGGCCAGGCCATACAGACAAAAACCCCTGGGGCCACCCCATGTTCGACCCCTCCCCAGACCTTATTGGCCACCCTCATTGCCATTTCCTTTACCATTTTCATGGAAATAGCGTCTCAGGATGTCCGAGCGCACTGCCCAGAGGAGGAGGGGATATCCCAGGCCATAGCAGGCCAGGACCTGCCCGAATCCTACGTAAAGAAAGGTGGTTATGAAGGGAAGGCGTGTAAGAACGCTGAGGTAGCCCCCGACAACCACTGCGTTGACCAGGACGGGCGGGAGGGGTGCCAGGAGGGGAGAGGGCATTCTCCTGGTCAGCAGGGCCGCGGCCAGGGTAGCCGCGCTGCCCAGCACAACGTCAACGAGCCCCAAGCCTCCAACGAGGTTAGCTATGAAACATCCCAAGAACAGTCCAGGCACCGCGGCTGGGGTAACAAAGGCCAGCACTGTGAGGGCCTCTGACACCCTGACCTGGATTGGCCCATAGCTGATCGGCGCCAGGGCCACGGTAAGGGCTGCGTAGGCTGCGGCGATTAATGCCACCCTGGAAATCTGGTAGGCCTTCAAGGTTTACCCTCCTCCCGGGAATCACCACGGCTAGGAACTCCCTATATCCCTCCTGTAGACCATCCCCTCGAAGGATATCCTGCTCAGTGCCTCGTAGGCCCGTTCCCGGGCGTCCTTTAGGCCATGGCCGAGGGCAGTCACCCCAAGGACGCGCCCACCCGCAGTGACAGGGCCGGGGGCCGTGCCAGCGTGGAACACCTCAACACCCGGGAGAAAGGGGCCGCCAACACCCTGGATGGGCTTGCCCTTCTCGTAGTGCCCAGGGTAACCCCGGGATGCCGCCACAACGCACACCGATGACCTTTCATCCCACTCAGGGCACGCATTGTCCAGGTCTCCCCGGGCAGCGGCCTCCAGGATGTCCAGGAGATCAGACCTGAGTCTTGGGAGGAGGGCCTGGGTCTCAGGGTCTCCGAACCTCACGTTGAACTCCAGGGTAAAGGGGCCCTGGGGAGTGAGAATGAACCCACCGTAGAGCACTCCCCTGAAGGGGACTCCCTCCTGGGCCATGCCCCTGACTGTGGCCTCCATGATGGAGGTGAGCCTGCGCTCCAGGTCTTCACTCCAGTCGGGCAGGGGTGAGTAGGCACCCATGCCACCGGTGTTAGGACCCCTGTCCCCGTCATACGCCTTCTTGTGGTCCCGGACGGGCGGCATGGGCACCACCCTCTCGCCGTCGGAGAAGGCAAGGAATGAGACCTCCCTGCCCTGGAGCAACTCCTCCACCACTACGCGGCGGCCCGCAGGACCAAGGCTCCCGTGACCCATGAGGTCCTCCAGGGTGCGCCAAGCCTCATCCCGGTCCTGGCAAATGGTGACGCCCTTGCCAGCGGCGAGCCCGTCAGCCTTCACCACAATGGGCCCGCTTCCACCCGTAACGTAGTCCCGAGCCCCATCCAGGCTGTCAAACGCCCGGAAGCCTGCCGTAGGGATCCCATTTCTCCGCATGAATTCCTTGGACCATACCTTGCTGGCCTCCAGCATTGCCGCTGCCCTGGTGGGCCCGAAGGCCAGGAGACCCGCCTCGTTAAGCCGGTCCACCAGCCCGGACGACAGGGGCACCTCGGGGCCGACCACTGTAAGGTCGATCCCGTTCGTACCGGCGAACTGGGCCAGGCCCTCCACGTCGTCAGCGGCCACGGGCACATTCTCCCCCACTGCCATGGTCCCGGCATTCCCCGGGGCAATATAAAGGTGCCGGAGCCTGGGACTCTGGGCTATCTTCCAGGCCATGGCGTGCTCCCGGCCACCGCTACCCACCACGAGAACCTTCATGTCGATCCCCCTGTCCTAGTGCCGGAAGTGACGCCGCCCGGTGAACACCATGGCCATCCCGGCCCTACTGGCGGCCTTGATGGACTCGGGGTCCTTCACTGACCCCCCGGGCTGGACCAAGGCGCGAATTCCCGAGCGCGCGGCCTCCTCCACAACGTCGGGAAAGGGGAGGAAGGCATCGGACGCCATCACCGCGCCCCGCGCACGTTCGCCAGCCTGCCTCAGGGCTATCCGGGTTGCTTCGATGCGGCTCATCTGTCCTGCTCCGATCCCCACAGTGCCCAGGCCGCCTGCGGCCACCATGGCGTTGGACTTCACGTGCTTAGACACGGCCCAGGCAAACCTGAGGTTCTCCATCTCATCCTCCGTGGGCGCCCTATCGGTTACCACCCTCCACTCACCAGCATCCCCCAAGAGGTCACTCTCCTGGACCAGCAGTCCCCCGGCGACGGAACGCAACTCCAACCCCGGGCTGGGCCTTCCCATGTCCCCGGTTTCAAGAAGCCTCACGTCCTTCTTCGTGGAAAACACCCTGGCCGCTTCGTCTGAGAAGGAGGGGGCCAGGACCACCTCCAGGAACACCTTGGACATCTCCCTGGCTGTGCCTTCGTCAACCTCCCGGTTTAACGCCACGATCCCGCCGAATATGGAGACAGGGTCAGCGTCATGGGCCTTGCGGTAGGCCTCCAGCGGGCTTGAGCCCAGGCCCACACCGCATGGGTTCTGGTGCTTGACCGCCACGGCTACGGGGGCATCAAACTCCCTGGCAAGGCCCAGGGCAGCGTCGGCGTCGGCGATGTTGTTGTAGGAGAGCTCCTTCCCCTGCAGCTGCCGGGCATCTATCACCGAGGGCCCTCTCCTTATCCCCAATCCGTAGAGCGCAGCCTTCTGGTGGGGGTTCTCCCCGTACCGGAGGTCCATCACCTTCTCGTAGTAGGGTGCCAGGCGGTCGGGGAACTCCATGGCACCCTGGGAGAAGTAGGAGGCTATGAGCGCATCGTAGGCTGAGGTGTGCTTGAACGCCTCCCAGGCTAGCTCATGCCGGTAGTCCAGGGGGATATCCCCCTCTCCCAGCATGCCCAGAACCTGGCCGTACCTGGCGGGGTTCACCAGGACCGCCACGTGCCGGTAGTTCTTGGCGGCCGACCTCAACATCGACGGCCCGCCTATGTCGATGTTCTCTACGATCTCCTGGTGCGAGCCGCCCTTGAGGAGCACCTCCCGGAAGGGATAGAGGTTCACGCACACAAGGTCGATGGGAACCAGGCTGTGGGCCTCCATCTCCCGTGCTTGACCCGGGTCCTCCCGGAGGCCTAGTATGGCGCCGTGAACCCGCGGGTGCAGGGTCTTCACCCGTCCTCCCAGGATCTCTGGGAAACCTGTGACCTGGGACACCTCCAGGACGGGACACCCTGCGTCCCTCAGGGCCCTGGCGGTACCCCCCGTGGAAATGATCTCGAAACCAAGTTCAGCGAGGCCCCTGCTGAAGCCCACCACGCCGGACTTGTCATAGACGCTCACCAGTGCCCTTCTCATAGCAGAAACGCAGGCTGAGGCCTGGTGGGGCTCGCCTGCTCCCTCCTTTCACCCCTAACTCAATGTCCAGCCTGGGAGGGGCGCACCTTCACCCTTCGCCCCTCCACGACCAGTCTCCCCTCGGCGTAGAGCCTGATGGCCTCGGGGTATGCTATGTGCTCCTCCTGGAGTATGCGCCGGGCCAGGCTCTCCCGGTTATCGCCCTCCAGGACGGGCACCGCTCGCTGGATTATTATGGGGCCGGTGTCTACCCCCTTATCCACGAAGTGAACTGTGCACCCGGCCATCTTTACACCGTGTTTTACCGCCTGGCCCTGGGCGTCAAGACCGGGAAACGCCGGGAGGAGCGAGGGGTGGATGTTCATGATCCTCAAGGGGAAGGCGTCCAGGAGCACCCGGCCCACCACCCTCATGTAGCCTGCAAGGCACACCAGGTCCACACCGTGCTCCTCCAGGCAACGGGCAAGCGCCCCTTCGTAGGCAGCACGACCGGGAAACGCCCCAGGGTCCACCAGGCACGCAGGCACCCCTGCCTCCCTGGCCCGCTCTAGGGCCATGGCATCCTGGACATCACTGATGACCACGCCCACCTGAGCGGGGAGCCCTGCCGCCTGTGCGTCCAGTATTGCCTGGAGGTTGCTGCCCATTCCCGAGGCAAGTACACCCAGGATTATCATGCCGCCACCCCTTACAGCAGCGTCACAGGCAACTGGCCTTCCCGGAGCCCTGTGACCTCGCCGATGATCCGGGCCTCATGGCCCCGGGCCCGCAGGCCCTCCACGGCTGCCTCGCCCTCCCCGGCAGGCACCACTGCCACCAGGCCCACCCCCATGTTGAACACCCTGAACATCTCGGCCTCCCGCACCGGTCCCACCCCTGCAATGAGGGGGAAGATGGCCGGAACCATCCAGGAACCCTTCCGTATGACTGCCCCGAGACCCGGCGGGAGGCAACGGGGGACATTCTCGATGAGCCCACCCCCAGTGATGTGCGCGGCCCCGGTAAGGCCGTGGGAGTCCCGGAGATAGAGGACGGCGCTCGAGTACAGGGCCGTTGGCTCCAGGAGTTCCTCCCCCAGGGTCCGCCCGAGTTCATCCCTGTAGGT harbors:
- the ilvN gene encoding acetolactate synthase small subunit, with translation MRYTLSVLVENRPGVLAQISSLLSRRGFNIESIAAGITNEPDITRITLVVKGDKYVLSQVTRQLEKLVDVITVRDFSKEASVDRELLMVKVKADAEARAEILQITEVFRARVVDMGPDTMILEMTGDDEKITALTNLLAKFGVLELARTGKISLLRGHRLTREEMDKG
- the purH gene encoding bifunctional phosphoribosylaminoimidazolecarboxamide formyltransferase/IMP cyclohydrolase, with product MRRALVSVYDKSGVVGFSRGLAELGFEIISTGGTARALRDAGCPVLEVSQVTGFPEILGGRVKTLHPRVHGAILGLREDPGQAREMEAHSLVPIDLVCVNLYPFREVLLKGGSHQEIVENIDIGGPSMLRSAAKNYRHVAVLVNPARYGQVLGMLGEGDIPLDYRHELAWEAFKHTSAYDALIASYFSQGAMEFPDRLAPYYEKVMDLRYGENPHQKAALYGLGIRRGPSVIDARQLQGKELSYNNIADADAALGLAREFDAPVAVAVKHQNPCGVGLGSSPLEAYRKAHDADPVSIFGGIVALNREVDEGTAREMSKVFLEVVLAPSFSDEAARVFSTKKDVRLLETGDMGRPSPGLELRSVAGGLLVQESDLLGDAGEWRVVTDRAPTEDEMENLRFAWAVSKHVKSNAMVAAGGLGTVGIGAGQMSRIEATRIALRQAGERARGAVMASDAFLPFPDVVEEAARSGIRALVQPGGSVKDPESIKAASRAGMAMVFTGRRHFRH
- a CDS encoding QueT transporter family protein, producing the protein MKAYQISRVALIAAAYAALTVALAPISYGPIQVRVSEALTVLAFVTPAAVPGLFLGCFIANLVGGLGLVDVVLGSAATLAAALLTRRMPSPLLAPLPPVLVNAVVVGGYLSVLTRLPFITTFLYVGFGQVLACYGLGYPLLLWAVRSDILRRYFHENGKGNGNEGGQ
- the ligA gene encoding NAD-dependent DNA ligase LigA, producing the protein MTLRPKEAAQRAEALRETIRRHDHLYYVMDSPEASDAEYDSLLGELMRLEEEFPEVITPDSPTQRVGGTPLEGFGTVTHAVPMLSLGNAFGEAEMRAFDGRVRNAVADPGGYVVEPKIDGLSVTLVYENGQLARGATRGDGVVGENITQNLKTIRSIPLGLPKPGVSLLEVRGEVFMTREDFARLNAAREAAEEPLFANPRNAAAGSARQLDPGVTAARPLRAAFYEVRRIEGIPLQLHSQGLETLKTLGFPVPPHAICQGIEEILQVCAEWEADRHRVPYEIDGMVVKVDSLEVQSRLGSTSKSPRWAMAYKFAAEQAVTRLLGITIQVGRTGALTPTAELEPVRISGSTVSRAGLHNEDYIRVKDIRVGDWVIVQKAGEVIPEVVRVLQERRTGEERVFTMPGKCPVCGSDALRLEGEAVTRCAGISCPAQVREGLIHFGSRDAMDIDGLGPAMVGKLVEAGLVRDVADLYSLTPAGLAAIERLGDRSSENLVNAIQRSKDQPLSRLLFALGIRHVGKRAAEVLAQRFTSMKALSEASLEDLTSVEEVGPKIAQSVASFFRQEQTRDVLQRLEQAGVNMVEHVQRAGDLAGKTFVFTGTLSIPRSQAEALVKERGGKTGASVSRQADYVVAGEDPGSKLDKARSLGVTVLSEADFLGLVKG
- a CDS encoding ATP-binding protein; protein product: MGWPQGFLSVWPGLAGALGTGLGVLALQEVGPEDTLAIMALGAGLFLSFPRRSTFMGHLHASLGLIALWVFGLPVALLSVLLSVLAVALSGNPVPSMALAARGTLPLVLANQALVLGVPGAQGPTVLSAAVYLLAFSLLDPRSTQGPATRVPALAAQAVVSGLAYLAWDRLGPGGLCPIFTGALLAGMAHEYLPRPQPGRPGEEYPQGEPGAVKWDDRGGPSLSGGLDSTGTGQGAAGAAWRCQRANPSLPRSPVVIRLLREIRQKNRARMALWDFVKQVSGTGQPSPVCRAAEEAARRVIPEASLVLFLQEGESYRVYTGDGSFAGFVPRGGPPAEACSLRAVVHTKDLAREWPEAPEPIRCFSRGVAVPLCLDAETLGAVGVYLQGREFQRSDMSFLRDMAGFASMSLANGMLLEDAHASLRDLSSMKRFTDQVLESVGSAILVMDTSGKPMLANGKAREMLESLKDYVPGKNGASVKPPLMEVMARAMERGEEVTVNRQAFPGPGDRQFLNGLATPLRTEGGEVMGAVGVFYDVTATVSLEREIQQAEKMALLGELAAGAAHEIKNPLAAIKGFVQLLGRDLTGPKARYLRIVSGEIDRMTRILEDLLLMARPQPDLAKSFDPNSVVGDTWEAWREQSSALGVDLGVSLSGSVPYVRGEDSQIKQVLYNLVSNALDATGAGGNIVLSTRACQGWAVITVRDDGKGIPPSQIQAIFNPFFTTKEGGTGLGLSVSYGIIQAHQGKMDVESSPGQGTAVTVYLPQCSPAQAGDLDVPGTARPVQ
- the purD gene encoding phosphoribosylamine--glycine ligase, with the protein product MKVLVVGSGGREHAMAWKIAQSPRLRHLYIAPGNAGTMAVGENVPVAADDVEGLAQFAGTNGIDLTVVGPEVPLSSGLVDRLNEAGLLAFGPTRAAAMLEASKVWSKEFMRRNGIPTAGFRAFDSLDGARDYVTGGSGPIVVKADGLAAGKGVTICQDRDEAWRTLEDLMGHGSLGPAGRRVVVEELLQGREVSFLAFSDGERVVPMPPVRDHKKAYDGDRGPNTGGMGAYSPLPDWSEDLERRLTSIMEATVRGMAQEGVPFRGVLYGGFILTPQGPFTLEFNVRFGDPETQALLPRLRSDLLDILEAAARGDLDNACPEWDERSSVCVVAASRGYPGHYEKGKPIQGVGGPFLPGVEVFHAGTAPGPVTAGGRVLGVTALGHGLKDARERAYEALSRISFEGMVYRRDIGSS
- the purN gene encoding phosphoribosylglycinamide formyltransferase; translated protein: MIILGVLASGMGSNLQAILDAQAAGLPAQVGVVISDVQDAMALERAREAGVPACLVDPGAFPGRAAYEGALARCLEEHGVDLVCLAGYMRVVGRVLLDAFPLRIMNIHPSLLPAFPGLDAQGQAVKHGVKMAGCTVHFVDKGVDTGPIIIQRAVPVLEGDNRESLARRILQEEHIAYPEAIRLYAEGRLVVEGRRVKVRPSQAGH
- a CDS encoding UvrD-helicase domain-containing protein gives rise to the protein MTLDGLNGPQREAVTYPPSPLLVLAGAGSGKTRVLTHRIAHYIRERGVSPPQVLAITFTNKAAGEMKERVWSLLGAPCRDMWVLTFHSACARILRLEAQCLGYSPSFTIYDQADQTNLVKACLKAQDLSEKEFVPARVLQEIGTRKNELAGPEEALASAEGYWEHRVALVYREYTRRIRDMNAMDFDDLICQAVRLFQENPGVLERYQERFGHVLVDEYQDTNHAQYMVVSLLASRHRSICVVGDDDQSIYGWRGADIRNILEFEKDFPDAHVVTLDQNYRSTQVILDGANAVVSNNSGRKPKALWTSRQGGEPVRFFVANHEEEEARFVADEVEQAFRRGASPEHVAVFYRVHAQSRAVEEGFIRRGIPYRLVGGVRFYERKEVKDALAYLRVLENPLDEISLERIINVPRRGVGDVTWQALVSLARHRGEPIPSLLEDETVVDSCYAGAREGLRQLGRVLGGISQARESMPIPRVLAEVLEGTGYLEALRREGTPEAMSRLENLEELISTAADFEAQNPGAGPGDFLATISLFTDIDSLDEPADAVTLMTLHSAKGLEFPVVFMIGMEEGLFPHQRCIESPEALEEERRLCYVGMTRAMDVLYMVRARSRTVYGEFSPRTPSRFLLEVPTHLVTGMGVAPATPAACRPKMPLSPRQGDYGCGDRVRHAKWGEGTIVSVHGSGEDQEVTIALEGMGLKRVLVKYAPLERV